DNA from Conexivisphaera calida:
GGACCTGGGCACTGGGGTCGTGAGGAGCTTGTTGAGTATACCGAGCCTCCTGTCCCAGACCATGGTCATGCCGCTGTTCATCGACATGAAGAGCACTATGAACGATAGCATGCCCGCGGCGAGGAAAGAGAAGTAGTCGGAGGTGCCGAACATCTTCAGCATCACGTCCCTCCCTATCTCGTTGATCACCTGGGACGGGATGCTGAGCCCGGGGATCTGGAGGCTGGAGGCCGTGAACAGGTTCCCGAGGTTCATCGCCTTGCCGAAGAGGGCGAGCCAGAGTATGGGCTGGACGAGCGACATACCTATTATGAACGGCACCTTGTACCACTTGACGAGCTCCCTGTTGGCCACAGCCCATATGCCGTGCAGCGGTCCGTGGCTCCTGTCGCTCATGACCTAGCCCTCCTCAGCGTGGCCCTCATCGCGAAGACCTCCTCCGATGACGCCTGCGCGTCCCTGAGCCTCCTCCCCGTGTACTCCATGTAGACCTCGTCCATCGTGGGCTCGCTCACCTCCATGCGCCTCACCTGTATCCCGGACTCCATGAGGGCCCTGATGAGCTCGGGGAGCGCGGTGGAAGCGTCCTTGAGCTTGAAGACCAGGGATCCCTCGTACTCCCTAGGGTCGACGCCGAGGGAGCGCAGGAGCTCGACGGCCGCTGCCTGGTTGTCCACCGCGAGCGTCACGACGTCCCCTCCTATGCTCTCCTTGAGCTCCCTGGGCGTGCCGATCTTCACTATCTTCCCCCTGTCCATTATCGCTATCCTGGTGGCGTAGAGGTCGGCCTCCTCCATGTAGTGCGTGGTGAAGAGGATCGTCATCCCGTACTCCTCCTTCAGCTTCCCTATGTACGACCATATCGCGGTCCTCGTCTGCACGTCCAGCCCCAGGGTCGGCTCGTCGAGGAACAGTATCCTGGGGGAGTTTATGAGGCCCATCGCTATCTCGAGCCTGCGCCTCATCCCCCCGGAGTACGCCTCGACCTTCGTCTTGGCGAACCTGGACAGCTCGACCATCTCGAGGAGCTCCTGGGCCCTCCTCCTGGCCTCGGCACCTGGGATCCCGTAGAGGCTCGCTATGAACGTGAGGTTCTCCCACCCCGTCAGGTCCTCGTCCGCGGTGTACTCCTGGGGCACCACGCCTATCGTCCTCCTGACCATCTCCGGCTGGGACGAGACGTCGTAGCCGCCGACGACCGCGCGGCCCTCCGTCGGCTTGATCAGGGTTGTGAGCATCCCTATCGTGGTCGACTTCCCCGCGCCGTTCGGCCCCAGGAGCGCGAAGACCTCGCCCTCCATGACGTCCAGGTCTATGTGGTCCACCGCGGTGAGCTTGCCGTTGTAGACCTTGGTGAGACCCCTCGCCACTATCGCGCCCTCGCCCAGCTCAGGCATCCTCGGACAGCCTCCTCAGCCTCTCCGCGATCTCCGCTATCCTCTTCCCGCGGCCGGCCAGGGATCCGGATCCCCTTACCTCCTCCAGGTACCTGACGTAGCCGTCGAGCTCCTCTATGGCGACGTCGACGCTCATGGGCTTCCTCTGCGGAACCCAGTAGCTCTCCTCCAGCTCCCTCCTGCCGCGCTCCGTCAGCTCATATCTCCCATCGGGCCCCCTGGATATCACGCCCTCCTCCGCCATTGAGGAGAGGAGCGGGTAGACCGCCCCGGGGGATGGCCTCCACAGGCCCCACCACATCTTCTCGATGGTCGATATTATCTCGGCGCCGTTCGCCGGGGACTGGCTGAGGACCCAGAGCACGAGACCCCTCAGCGCTCCATGCCCGTGATAGCTCCTGGGCATCGGTATCATATCGCGAGCGATATCGAAGACGATATTTAGGTGTTTCCCGTTTTCCATGGCGGGTCTATAGATAACCTTTTTAAACTTCATGACTCTATTACTCAACGATGAGCGCGACAAGTCGTGCCTCATTGGATCAGGAAATTTACCTGCGTTCGTTGACCGGATATCTGGTGGGGAGGCACCTCCTGGCAGGCTTCAGGAAGGTGGCCGTCCTGACGTACCCGGACAGGATCTGTTCGGCGATGGCGGCCGCGGCGCTGGCCTCGTATGAGGCATCGGGGAATTACCGCGACGCGGCGGGGGCGGTCTTCCTGCTGGAGCCGGGAAAGGAGGACGCAGCCGCCGGATCCGCCTTGAGATATGGCGCGGACGCCGTCTACCTGTCGTTCGGAGGCGAGCAGAAGATGTCGGACGTCGCATCCCTCACGGCGAGGGCCGTGGGAGCGCTCGCCAGGGCCGGCTACAGGGGGGCGCTGCTCGTCCACGTCAGGGCCTGGCTGGCGACGAAGCAGCTGTCATCGCTTCTCTCGGATCCGACGCTGGCTGCGTACCTGAGGGGACTCGGGGACGTCAGGGTTTTCACGGCCGACGCAGCGGCGAGGAAGTTCCTCTTCAACAGGGTGCGCATCGGGGAATCCGGGGCGGCCCTGGAGCGCTACGCGGAGGCTGAGATCACGAAGGAGCACGCGGACCTCCTCAGGATTTCGCTTCCTCCTCCCGAGTAGGCCTCAGCTCCAGGTAGGCCGGCGGGCTGCGCCTCAGCGGATCCAGCATCATGCTCAACCTCTTCTCGATGCAGCACGACCTGAGGATCCTCGCCGCCTCCCTGGCCTCGTCGCCCTCCAGGATGCGTGCGTGCACCTCGATCGGGGGACCCAGTGGCTTCCCGAGTATCGTGGAGGGCTGCACCAGAGCGCGCGGGTTCCTGCGGATCCTCTTCACCTTTCCCGAGTTGAGGGAGGTGTGGACCAGGACCCGGTCGCCATCGAGCGCGAACAGGACGGCGGTGGGCACGGGTGTTCCATCGCGCCTGAACGTCGTCAGAAGGAGGTACTTGTGCCCCCTCAGCTCATCCAGCGCATCGCCGGAGCCCATGATATCATCCCTTCCAGATGCCTATTGCTATCCCTATTATGAAAAAGATAGAGACGCCGGAGAATATCGCGGGAGCGCTCGATATCCACTGGGTCACGAGCGCGGCGGCCCTCGACATCAGCGCCTGTGCGGAGACCCCCGGGAGGGATATGCCGATGTACGTGCCCAAGAGGACGGCGACGACGAATATTATGAATGAAACTATCGCCTTCTTTATCGCGAGGCCGAAGAGCAGTCCGTCGACGAACGCCAGGACCACCAGCAGGAGCGGCCCATATGGTTGAATTGCGGGTGGAAGTGCTATCATTCCCGGGATCTTCGGGAGGAGGGCTATAAAAGGAAATGCCGGCGGACCCCGGTTCCACGGACGCACCGGACCCGGGAAGGGAATTGCGAAACTAATATTAGCAGGAACAGCTAATAAATCTCGTGAGCGACGTAGCTAAGTATTTCTCGAAGGAGCTCGCGAGGGAGCTCAGCTCCCGCTCCAGGGCGTTCTTCGAGCTCGTGATGCCCCCGATAGACATCTACCAGGACGGATCGGAACTCGTGGTCGTGG
Protein-coding regions in this window:
- a CDS encoding PPOX class F420-dependent oxidoreductase, giving the protein MGSGDALDELRGHKYLLLTTFRRDGTPVPTAVLFALDGDRVLVHTSLNSGKVKRIRRNPRALVQPSTILGKPLGPPIEVHARILEGDEAREAARILRSCCIEKRLSMMLDPLRRSPPAYLELRPTREEEAKS
- a CDS encoding PadR family transcriptional regulator, which translates into the protein MIPMPRSYHGHGALRGLVLWVLSQSPANGAEIISTIEKMWWGLWRPSPGAVYPLLSSMAEEGVISRGPDGRYELTERGRRELEESYWVPQRKPMSVDVAIEELDGYVRYLEEVRGSGSLAGRGKRIAEIAERLRRLSEDA
- a CDS encoding ATP-binding cassette domain-containing protein — its product is MPELGEGAIVARGLTKVYNGKLTAVDHIDLDVMEGEVFALLGPNGAGKSTTIGMLTTLIKPTEGRAVVGGYDVSSQPEMVRRTIGVVPQEYTADEDLTGWENLTFIASLYGIPGAEARRRAQELLEMVELSRFAKTKVEAYSGGMRRRLEIAMGLINSPRILFLDEPTLGLDVQTRTAIWSYIGKLKEEYGMTILFTTHYMEEADLYATRIAIMDRGKIVKIGTPRELKESIGGDVVTLAVDNQAAAVELLRSLGVDPREYEGSLVFKLKDASTALPELIRALMESGIQVRRMEVSEPTMDEVYMEYTGRRLRDAQASSEEVFAMRATLRRARS